A single Triticum dicoccoides isolate Atlit2015 ecotype Zavitan chromosome 2A, WEW_v2.0, whole genome shotgun sequence DNA region contains:
- the LOC119358566 gene encoding uncharacterized protein LOC119358566 — protein sequence MDKHTIRILALALLSLHLMFSATIVQCRTIADLHDEKINFPNGLCGKNKLCTTEYCYCCLIYDRCYLTIDACKEHCDNPPLSSSENFQAAETATATMTPAPLPTA from the exons ATGGACAAGCACACAATCCGCATCCTTGCGCTAGCCCTGCTGTCTCTGCATCTCATGTTCTCCGCCACCATCGTGCAAT GCCGAACCATTGCCGACCTGCACGACGAGAAGATCAACTTTCCGAACGGGCTGTGCGGCAAGAACAAGCTGTGCACCACTGAATACTGCTACTGCTGCCTGATATATGACCGCTGCTACCTAACCATCGACGCATGCAAGGAACACTGTGACAATCCACCCTTGTCTTCTTCGGAAAACTTCCAAGCGgcagagacggcgacggcgacgatgacCCCTGCTCCTTTACCCACTGCCTAG
- the LOC119358565 gene encoding uncharacterized protein LOC119358565, translated as MFALRRQAASTSAPLLSRRLLYAQPNPTPSNDGAWAWAERAAKLSLLGFTGAATACAVKDTSVFLYRTRVEYVSNKVMEMAAQNQQIASAIGGPMTPGFWHSISIAWKWNLARHYLSGTLQVSGPQGDGLLTFEAVRSRDKSWFRFLRYSDWEIPIMDAILDVPTEDGKHQQIRIRIQDNTTAPPHQEKTRYFVITQNMIAIKR; from the exons ATGTTCGCGCTTCGCCGCCAGGCCGCTTCCACCTCCGCTCCactcctcagccgccgcctcctttACGCTCAGCCCAATCCCACGCCGTCCAACGATGGCGCGTGGGCCTGGGCCGAGCGCGCGGCCAAGCTCTCCCTGCTGGGGTTCACCGGCGCCGCCACCGCCTGCGCCGTCAAGGACACCTCCGTCTTCCTCTATCGCACCAG GGTGGAGTATGTTTCCAACAAGGTAATGGAGATGGCTGCCCAGAACCAGCAGATAGCGAGCGCAATCGGTGGACCTATGACGCCGGGCTTCTGGCACAGCATTTCCATTGCCTGGAAGTGGAACCTCGCGAGGCATTACCTCTCCGGCACTCTCCAGGTATCCGGGCCACAAGGAGACGGTCTTCTTACCTTCGAGGCGGTTCGCTCTAGAG ATAAATCCTGGTTCCGGTTTCTACGGTACAGCGACTGGGAGATACCCATAATGGATGCCATCCTTGATGTTCCTACTGAAGATGGGAAGCACCAACAAATAAGGATAAGGATTCAAGACAATACGACAGCTCCACCACATCAAGAGAAGACACGTTATTTCGTCATTACTCAGAACATGATCGCTATCAAGAGGTGA